In Desulfosoma sp., the genomic stretch GGGCATACAGGTAAAGGGGAACACATTGACGATGCCGTCAAAACCTTCTTCCACGTAAGCCAAAGCCCCTCCGATACTCAAGGCGGCCTCCGTGCCGATCTCAAAGCTGAACAGACGGTCATTTTCTAAAAAACTCTCAATGTGCTTCACACTATGGTCCGGTTGAATATCCAGATGACGCAAAACGCGGGCGTACACTTGATGTTGCCGCCAGGCTTGGTATCGGTTTTCTATGCCCTGATGGATGACGGCCTTCGCCGCTCGAATGGCTTGGGCCTTTCGACCTTGACGCCACGCGTCGGCACACCGTTTCTTGGCCTTGCGCAGCCGTTCATAACTTACAAAATTGATCCATTCCGCAATGGAAGCGTCCACCACTTCGCCGCCATAAGCTTCGATCTGGCGAATAATGTTCTGGTTAGAGTCCGGATGACTCCTCAAGTAAATCTCACCGACAATACCGATCTTGGGCCTGCGAGGTTTTCTGTCATCGATAAACGTGGCCGCCGTTTCAGCCACATCTTCCACCAAATCATAAAGCCGCGCAAAATCCCTTCGTGGCCCGTGAGTGACCACAGCCTTCTCCATGGCCTCAAGAGCCTCTTCCATAAAGGCGTCCGTCAAGCCCGGCCGTACTTCATAGGGACGAACCCGCCACACGATGCGGTCCAAAACGTCGGCAATCACCGACGCCACATAAGCAACGCGACGAAAATAGCGCGCCTTTTTCTTGGGCAGTAAGCCGGCCACAGAATAGGCATCCGCCGTTGAAAGATAAGTGATTGGAATACCACGGTATTCCGGAAACTGATCCAAAACGATTCTCTGAAACTTGTTGTACATGCCGAAACGACATGGACCATCCGATTCCGGGAGAAAATAGACGTAACGTTCCGGATCAAAGTCCTTACCCAAACGACGTTTTTCTTCTTGCAAAAAGTAAAGAATATCTCCCAGGGTCACCTGGCAGGGAAAGCATTCCTTGCCGGAAGTAAACTCCTTTCCCAACGCCAATCCCTTGTAGGTTTCCATCACCACGGCCGGCACACCAAAGGCGCGAAAGCTTGCCGCCAGAAGGCGTGTGCCGAAAGGGGTCATTTGAGGCAGCAGCAGAACACGACCGGTAACGTCAAAACGGTCCACACCCTCGTGCAATCGATCCAAAACCCTGTGCGATGCTTGCATGGAACCTTTCGAACCCATCCCTTAATTGCTCAATTTTCCGGCCAGATCGTTCCAATCCGTCGAACCCAGCGAGCTTTCGTGAACGTTTTTGACCACGTTTCGAAAAGCTTCCACGCGCGTCA encodes the following:
- a CDS encoding CoA activase, with the translated sequence MQASHRVLDRLHEGVDRFDVTGRVLLLPQMTPFGTRLLAASFRAFGVPAVVMETYKGLALGKEFTSGKECFPCQVTLGDILYFLQEEKRRLGKDFDPERYVYFLPESDGPCRFGMYNKFQRIVLDQFPEYRGIPITYLSTADAYSVAGLLPKKKARYFRRVAYVASVIADVLDRIVWRVRPYEVRPGLTDAFMEEALEAMEKAVVTHGPRRDFARLYDLVEDVAETAATFIDDRKPRRPKIGIVGEIYLRSHPDSNQNIIRQIEAYGGEVVDASIAEWINFVSYERLRKAKKRCADAWRQGRKAQAIRAAKAVIHQGIENRYQAWRQHQVYARVLRHLDIQPDHSVKHIESFLENDRLFSFEIGTEAALSIGGALAYVEEGFDGIVNVFPFTCMPSTICSAVLKPMLLEKRIPYVDAPYDGTSQPNRHVILKTFIYQAQQRQKTRTSYRGNL